One Candidatus Hydrogenedentota bacterium genomic window, GAATGTCGGCGCGCTTGCGGACGTTTCTGCTTCGCGGCCTGATTGTGGTGGTTCCCCTGGGCATCACTGTTTACGTCCTGCTTTTCATCTATCGCTTTACCGCCGCCCAACTGGTTCCCATGGTGCGCCCGCTGGTGGGGCATCTGCCTGATTTCACGGTGGTGCTGTTCTCGGTGGCGCTGTACATGGGCGTTATTTTCATTCTCGGTGTTGTTGCGAAGGCGGCGGCGGGACGCAGGCTCATCGGGTTGATGGAGTACATTCTCCATAAAATCCCCATGGTGAAGACCATTTACGGCGCATCCAGGCAAGTGGTGGATGTGATGTCGCCCGGGGAGGCGCAGGGGGGCTATAAGGCGGCCGTTTTGGTTGATTTTCCCTGTCCCGGCGTGAAATCAGTGGGCGTAGTCACCGGCTGGACCCATGTCGAAGGGGGCTTGGAAGAGTATTGCCGCGTTTTTGTCCCGACCACGCCCAACCCGACCAGCGGCTATTTCATACTGTACCCGCAGGCCTGCGTTCAAAGCGCGGGCATTTCCGTGGAGGATGCCGTCAAATCGGCCCTTTCCGCCGGCATCCTTCTTCCAGACAGCATTGACCTGCAGCCGGTCCGCGGGATACCCGCCGTGCATGCCGGAACCGGCGCGGTTCCGGACCCGGAGGAGGAGGCTTTGGCTGGAAATCCAGGGATTTGGCAGAGGAAAATGCGGCGTTTCCTGCGCCACACCCGCACACTGGTTCGAAACAGGCTGTTGTCCGGGGTGCTG contains:
- a CDS encoding DUF502 domain-containing protein, which gives rise to MRTFLLRGLIVVVPLGITVYVLLFIYRFTAAQLVPMVRPLVGHLPDFTVVLFSVALYMGVIFILGVVAKAAAGRRLIGLMEYILHKIPMVKTIYGASRQVVDVMSPGEAQGGYKAAVLVDFPCPGVKSVGVVTGWTHVEGGLEEYCRVFVPTTPNPTSGYFILYPQACVQSAGISVEDAVKSALSAGILLPDSIDLQPVRGIPAVHAGTGAVPDPEEEALAGNPGIWQRKMRRFLRHTRTLVRNRLLSGVLVIVPLAITVVVVRFIFQLTVGKVAPFTQLLVGELPEYAITAISLAFVVAGVYAAGVAATVVLGKRLILIGELFIDRIPLVKTVYSSSKQMVESLTLQSIAGSMRVPVLAKFPFTGAYAMGFLVGTVRCADGGILYKTYLPTTPNITVGILELYQPEDVFWCGLGVEEMVKSIVSGGILAPAVMRLSAFSDPKTRNLAGLGAHE